A single region of the Nocardioides aquaticus genome encodes:
- a CDS encoding glycerophosphodiester phosphodiesterase: MRPKVVAHRGASHDNAEHTLRAYLAALDAGADGLECDVRLTADGHLICVHDRDLRRTAASPGAVSTMELAEIAELDFASWKNPWADLDDEAAEPDPATSGVLTLRKLLEHVADLDRRVEVAIETKHPTRYGGLVEKRLVEMLGEFGWDRAGSPARVMSFSFTALQRVERLAPGVQLVQLIDRPAAWPMLRRAIGRDWLVGPGMDDLTEHRKYGKRLARSGHEVHVWVVNTAEELRLCQDLGVTTVITDRPAYLIGLLDGRPGGRSAPGA, from the coding sequence ATGAGGCCGAAGGTCGTCGCTCACCGCGGCGCGAGCCACGACAACGCCGAGCACACGCTGCGCGCCTACCTCGCCGCGCTCGACGCCGGTGCGGACGGGCTGGAGTGCGACGTGCGGCTGACCGCCGACGGGCACCTGATCTGCGTGCACGACCGCGACCTGCGGCGCACCGCCGCCTCGCCCGGGGCGGTGTCCACCATGGAGCTGGCCGAGATCGCCGAGCTCGACTTCGCCAGCTGGAAGAACCCCTGGGCCGACCTCGACGACGAGGCGGCCGAGCCCGACCCGGCGACCAGCGGGGTGCTGACGCTGCGCAAGCTGCTCGAGCACGTCGCCGACCTCGACCGCCGCGTCGAGGTCGCGATCGAGACCAAGCACCCGACCCGCTACGGCGGCCTGGTCGAGAAGCGGCTGGTCGAGATGCTGGGGGAGTTCGGGTGGGACCGGGCCGGCTCCCCGGCGCGGGTGATGAGCTTCTCCTTCACCGCCCTGCAGCGCGTCGAGCGGCTCGCCCCGGGCGTCCAGCTCGTCCAGCTCATCGACCGGCCCGCGGCCTGGCCGATGCTCAGACGCGCGATCGGGCGGGACTGGCTGGTCGGGCCAGGGATGGACGACCTCACCGAGCACCGCAAGTACGGCAAGCGGCTGGCCCGCAGCGGCCACGAGGTCCACGTCTGGGTGGTCAACACCGCCGAGGAGCTGAGGCTCTGCCAGGACCTCGGGGTGACGACCGTGATCACCGACCGCCCGGCGTACCTGATCGGCCTGCTCGACGGGCGTCCCGGCGGGCGCTCCGCCCCCGGCGCCTGA
- a CDS encoding DUF5926 family protein, with amino-acid sequence MAKKNRNRQRAETTPTEPGEVGPRQPCPCGSGKRYKACHGAAGGGDVYVARPFEGLASEGDVVALRELVPAATAPLTLRDDVDAHGRTVTLCTLAPGAVPAVVRDSGEVLLGLQVQHSFGDPSRDLAAVLLAALEAEPGAVGLTDAPGPGPRLQDLVVDAPLDITVHEGYGYWVEESDQSPEVAELLEQADDQAAPTARLASVASAYWTRMGSKEHLRWVMPEPEGELLDALARLHAAGTDTLIPEGRLVGMFRAHGLLTPVWDLPVGTGAEALEDPAADFKTALDAALAEKAPLTSEERSARSGLANRQVTIR; translated from the coding sequence ATGGCCAAGAAGAACCGCAACCGGCAGCGCGCCGAGACCACCCCCACCGAGCCCGGCGAGGTCGGTCCCCGTCAGCCCTGCCCGTGCGGGTCGGGCAAGCGCTACAAGGCGTGCCACGGTGCCGCCGGCGGCGGCGACGTGTACGTGGCGCGCCCCTTCGAGGGCCTGGCCTCCGAGGGCGACGTCGTCGCCCTGCGCGAGCTCGTCCCCGCCGCGACCGCCCCGCTGACCCTGCGCGACGACGTCGACGCCCACGGGCGCACCGTCACGCTGTGCACCCTGGCCCCCGGCGCCGTGCCGGCCGTCGTGCGTGACTCCGGCGAGGTGCTCCTGGGGCTCCAGGTCCAGCACTCCTTCGGCGACCCGTCGCGCGACCTGGCCGCCGTGCTGCTCGCCGCGCTCGAGGCCGAGCCCGGCGCCGTCGGCCTCACCGACGCCCCCGGCCCGGGCCCCCGCCTGCAGGACCTCGTCGTCGACGCCCCCCTCGACATCACGGTGCACGAGGGGTACGGCTACTGGGTCGAGGAGTCCGACCAGTCGCCCGAGGTCGCCGAGCTGCTCGAGCAGGCCGACGACCAGGCCGCGCCGACCGCCCGCCTGGCCTCGGTCGCGTCGGCCTACTGGACCCGGATGGGCTCCAAGGAGCACCTGCGCTGGGTGATGCCCGAGCCCGAGGGCGAGCTGCTCGACGCCCTGGCCCGGCTCCACGCCGCGGGCACCGACACGCTGATCCCGGAAGGGCGCCTGGTCGGCATGTTCCGCGCCCACGGCCTGCTCACCCCGGTCTGGGACCTGCCCGTCGGCACCGGCGCGGAGGCGCTCGAGGACCCCGCCGCCGACTTCAAGACCGCGCTCGACGCCGCCCTGGCCGAGAAGGCCCCGCTCACCTCGGAGGAGCGCTCCGCACGGTCGGGCCTGGCGAACCGGCAGGTCACGATCCGCTGA
- a CDS encoding adenylate/guanylate cyclase domain-containing protein, producing the protein MSEDQDGDETLPADGSLGDAVQQLEERLLDGRPRLTRQEVADAAGVPMMLAEELWRLLGFARVTDDDVAFTDADVEALRLTHDLLRLGVLDADSQAALVRTWGRSFARLAEWQTSLMARVALEDGQDPAGQLARFADDVLPRIDKLQSYVWRRHLTSAAGRLLTSAGGAQHAAEAVSTQTVCFVDIVGYTAHSRSLDESELVAWLEYFEDQCAGMSLDAGARIIKNIGDEVLLVADAPGPMVGLALAMTARGEDEADRFPRVRAGVATGEVVSRLGDVFGSTVNVAARLTSVSRPGRVLVDAGTHDALAPAEATADADDAPAYRFKRVRRVSVKGFARLAAWTVRTRSVG; encoded by the coding sequence GTGAGCGAGGACCAGGACGGCGACGAGACCCTCCCGGCGGACGGGTCCCTGGGGGACGCGGTGCAGCAGCTCGAGGAGCGGCTGCTGGACGGACGCCCCCGACTGACCCGCCAGGAGGTCGCCGACGCCGCCGGGGTGCCGATGATGCTGGCCGAGGAGCTCTGGCGGCTGCTCGGCTTCGCCCGCGTCACCGACGACGACGTCGCGTTCACCGACGCCGACGTCGAGGCGTTGCGGCTCACCCACGACCTCCTGCGCCTCGGCGTGCTCGACGCCGACTCGCAGGCCGCGCTCGTACGGACGTGGGGGCGCAGCTTCGCCCGCCTGGCCGAGTGGCAGACCTCGCTGATGGCCCGGGTCGCCCTCGAGGACGGGCAGGACCCGGCCGGGCAGCTGGCCCGGTTCGCCGACGACGTGCTGCCCCGCATCGACAAGCTCCAGTCCTACGTCTGGCGCCGCCACCTGACCAGCGCCGCGGGACGCCTGCTCACCTCCGCCGGCGGGGCGCAGCACGCCGCCGAGGCCGTCTCGACGCAGACCGTGTGCTTCGTCGACATCGTGGGGTACACCGCGCACAGCCGGTCGCTGGACGAGTCCGAGCTGGTGGCGTGGCTGGAGTACTTCGAGGACCAGTGCGCCGGCATGTCGCTGGACGCCGGCGCCCGGATCATCAAGAACATCGGCGACGAGGTGCTCCTGGTCGCCGACGCCCCCGGACCCATGGTCGGTCTGGCGCTGGCGATGACCGCGCGCGGGGAGGACGAGGCCGACCGCTTCCCGCGGGTACGCGCCGGCGTCGCGACGGGCGAGGTGGTCAGCCGGCTCGGTGACGTCTTCGGCTCCACCGTCAACGTCGCCGCCCGGCTGACGTCGGTCTCGCGGCCCGGCCGGGTGCTGGTCGACGCCGGCACGCACGACGCGCTGGCGCCCGCCGAGGCGACGGCGGACGCCGACGACGCGCCGGCGTACCGGTTCAAGCGGGTGCGGCGGGTCTCGGTGAAGGGGTTCGCACGGCTGGCGGCGTGGACGGTGCGGACGCGCTCGGTGGGCTGA
- a CDS encoding Crp/Fnr family transcriptional regulator, with protein sequence MPGTFFESFTPPEVARISAAGRRVRLPEGWSPIWERTPADKAYVIISGEVSVRRGGAEIARLGAGDVMGEGGIVRHSLRSATLVALTPLDLVHFTAEAVEELSAEMPGFRRALDAVAESRLG encoded by the coding sequence ATGCCCGGCACGTTCTTCGAGTCCTTCACCCCGCCCGAGGTCGCCCGGATCAGCGCCGCCGGGCGCCGCGTGCGCCTGCCCGAGGGCTGGTCGCCGATCTGGGAGCGGACGCCGGCCGACAAGGCCTACGTCATCATCTCGGGCGAGGTGTCCGTACGCCGTGGCGGCGCGGAGATCGCCCGGCTCGGCGCCGGTGACGTGATGGGCGAGGGCGGGATCGTGCGGCACTCGCTGCGCTCCGCCACGCTCGTGGCGCTGACCCCGCTGGACCTGGTCCACTTCACCGCCGAGGCCGTCGAGGAGCTGTCGGCGGAGATGCCGGGCTTCCGACGGGCGCTGGACGCGGTGGCGGAGTCCCGGCTGGGATGA
- a CDS encoding arginine deiminase, protein MTAHAPTGADSEVGTLRTVLLHRPGAELQRLTPGNNDRLLFDGIPWVARAQEEHDAFAQALRDRDVEVLYLTELLTETLADPDARATAIGTALSGLDLGDTMRGYLAGKLGDATPAELTHYLTAGIRNDEVRGGFGLVTSLLPHDAFLIDPLPNLLFTRDSSFWVRDRVAITSLAMPARKRETQLTELVYSLHPRFDAAPRIHGHQLEHVEGGDVLLLSPGVIAVGVGERTTPAGAERLARQVFEAGLAHTVLAVPIAQERATMHLDTVCTMVDVDKVVMYPNVADSLTAYAVTDAGHADDGSLLLAVAGAEPFLVAAARAMGIDRLHHIDTGLDPVTAEREQWDDGNNTLALAPRVAVAYERNTETNARLEEAGIEVVRISGSELGSGRGGPRCMSCPIERDPMPVG, encoded by the coding sequence ATGACGGCTCACGCGCCCACCGGCGCCGACAGCGAGGTCGGGACCCTCCGTACGGTGCTGCTGCACCGCCCGGGTGCCGAGCTGCAGCGGCTGACCCCCGGCAACAACGACCGCCTCCTCTTCGACGGCATCCCGTGGGTGGCGCGCGCGCAGGAGGAGCACGACGCCTTCGCGCAGGCGCTGCGCGACCGCGACGTCGAGGTGCTGTACCTGACCGAGCTGCTCACCGAGACCCTCGCCGACCCCGACGCCCGGGCGACCGCGATCGGCACGGCGCTCTCCGGGCTCGACCTCGGCGACACGATGCGCGGCTACCTGGCCGGCAAGCTGGGCGACGCCACGCCCGCCGAGCTGACGCACTACCTGACCGCGGGCATCCGCAACGACGAGGTGCGCGGCGGGTTCGGCCTGGTCACCTCGCTGCTGCCGCACGACGCGTTCCTCATCGACCCGCTGCCGAACCTCCTCTTCACCCGCGACTCCAGCTTCTGGGTGCGCGACCGGGTCGCGATCACGTCGCTGGCGATGCCGGCCCGCAAGCGCGAGACCCAGCTCACCGAGCTCGTCTACAGCCTGCACCCGCGCTTCGACGCGGCCCCGCGCATCCACGGCCACCAGCTCGAGCACGTCGAGGGCGGCGACGTGCTGCTGCTCTCCCCCGGCGTGATCGCCGTCGGCGTCGGGGAGCGGACGACGCCCGCGGGCGCCGAGCGGCTGGCCCGCCAGGTCTTCGAGGCCGGCCTGGCCCACACCGTGCTCGCGGTCCCGATCGCCCAGGAGCGCGCGACCATGCACCTCGACACGGTCTGCACGATGGTCGACGTCGACAAGGTCGTGATGTACCCCAACGTCGCCGACTCGCTCACGGCCTACGCCGTGACCGACGCCGGCCACGCCGACGACGGCAGCCTCCTGCTCGCGGTCGCCGGGGCCGAGCCGTTCCTGGTCGCCGCCGCCCGGGCGATGGGCATCGACCGGCTGCACCACATCGACACCGGCCTCGACCCCGTCACCGCCGAGCGCGAGCAGTGGGACGACGGCAACAACACCCTGGCCCTCGCCCCGCGGGTCGCGGTCGCCTACGAGCGCAACACCGAGACCAACGCCCGCCTCGAGGAGGCCGGGATCGAGGTCGTCCGGATCTCCGGCTCCGAGCTCGGCTCGGGCCGCGGCGGACCGCGCTGCATGAGCTGCCCGATCGAGCGGGACCCGATGCCGGTCGGCTGA
- a CDS encoding prephenate dehydratase: MTRTGRIAYQGEPGANSHAVCAHHYPDLEPVPCASFEDVFAAVDQGSADLAMIPIDNSIAGRVADIHHFLPGSGLHIVAEHFWRIQFVLLGVPGATTAGLRTVHSHVHALGQCRRVIRELGLTPLISGDTAGAAREIAEAGDPTQAAISPRLAAEIYGLEVLREDVEDEDHNTTRFVVLSPDLVEAEAGRGPVVTSFVFNVRNIPAALYKALGGFATNGVNMTKLESYMVDGQFTATQFLAEVDGHPAEPGLARALEELRFFTHEIKVLGVYPADASRR, encoded by the coding sequence GTGACCAGGACGGGACGCATCGCCTACCAGGGCGAGCCGGGCGCCAACTCCCACGCGGTGTGCGCGCACCACTACCCCGACCTGGAGCCCGTGCCGTGCGCCTCCTTCGAGGACGTCTTCGCCGCGGTCGACCAGGGCAGCGCCGACCTGGCGATGATCCCGATCGACAACTCGATCGCCGGCCGGGTCGCCGACATCCACCACTTCCTGCCCGGCTCGGGCCTGCACATCGTGGCCGAGCACTTCTGGCGGATCCAGTTCGTGCTGCTCGGCGTGCCCGGGGCGACGACCGCGGGGCTGCGCACCGTCCACAGCCACGTCCACGCCCTGGGCCAGTGCCGCAGGGTGATCCGCGAGCTCGGCCTGACCCCGCTGATCTCCGGCGACACCGCCGGCGCCGCCCGCGAGATCGCCGAGGCCGGGGACCCCACCCAGGCCGCGATCTCGCCGCGGCTGGCCGCGGAGATCTACGGCCTCGAGGTGCTCCGTGAGGACGTCGAGGACGAGGACCACAACACCACCCGCTTCGTGGTGCTCTCCCCCGACCTGGTCGAGGCCGAGGCCGGGCGCGGCCCGGTCGTGACCAGCTTCGTCTTCAACGTGCGCAACATCCCGGCGGCCCTCTACAAGGCCCTGGGCGGCTTCGCGACCAACGGCGTGAACATGACCAAGCTGGAGAGCTACATGGTCGACGGGCAGTTCACCGCGACGCAGTTCCTCGCCGAGGTCGACGGCCACCCCGCCGAGCCCGGCCTGGCGCGGGCGCTGGAGGAGCTGCGGTTCTTCACGCACGAGATCAAGGTGCTCGGGGTCTACCCGGCCGACGCCTCGCGTCGCTGA
- a CDS encoding DUF4446 family protein → MLVLSLLTAVVALLATLALAFAVVALRRTARPRGGGVDALPEDLQGLRQEVAALTAESRAALRNLAVVRYDAFGDMGGHLSWSLALLDEAGHGVVLTSIHGRSEARTYAKNIAAWTCDQPLSPEEQESVDHARP, encoded by the coding sequence GTGCTGGTCCTGTCGCTGCTCACCGCCGTGGTCGCCCTCCTCGCCACCCTCGCCCTCGCCTTCGCGGTCGTCGCCCTGCGCCGCACCGCGCGTCCCCGCGGCGGCGGTGTCGACGCGCTGCCCGAGGACCTCCAGGGCCTGCGCCAGGAGGTCGCCGCGCTCACCGCCGAGAGCCGGGCGGCGCTGCGCAACCTCGCCGTCGTGCGCTACGACGCCTTCGGCGACATGGGCGGGCACCTCTCCTGGTCGCTGGCGCTGCTCGACGAGGCCGGCCACGGGGTGGTGCTGACCTCGATCCACGGCCGCAGCGAGGCGCGCACCTACGCCAAGAACATCGCCGCCTGGACCTGCGACCAGCCCCTCTCCCCGGAGGAGCAGGAGTCGGTCGACCACGCCCGTCCCTGA
- a CDS encoding MarR family winged helix-turn-helix transcriptional regulator: MLEVLAALPGHLLFRARMRVAAELADVLPAGVDVHGFSVLHVLGDGHARSQQDLAAAIAVSATTVGTVAAELVRQGLVARVRNPVDRRSWLLTRTPAADDAVRRWGAHLDEVVRRLTAPLGDAGSAELRDLLHAVTDPHLSAQVPPVLRASTGFLVTRLHERAHRDFLEALAPVGLEPRHYAALVVLGETGPVPQADLARHLGLSGARVVQVVDGLEERGLVSRRAAAGDRRTHLLHREAGADAATDAARGAGDRAIGDLLAPLTAAERDRLTVLLRAFVS; this comes from the coding sequence GTGCTGGAGGTGCTGGCCGCCCTGCCGGGCCACCTGCTCTTCCGGGCGCGGATGCGGGTGGCCGCCGAGCTCGCGGACGTGCTGCCGGCGGGCGTCGACGTGCACGGCTTCTCAGTCCTGCACGTGCTGGGCGACGGGCACGCCCGCTCCCAGCAGGACCTCGCCGCGGCGATCGCCGTCAGCGCGACGACCGTGGGCACCGTGGCCGCGGAGCTGGTGCGGCAGGGCCTGGTCGCCCGGGTCCGCAACCCCGTGGACCGTCGCTCCTGGCTGCTCACCCGGACGCCGGCGGCCGACGACGCCGTACGCCGCTGGGGCGCGCACCTCGACGAGGTCGTCCGGCGGCTGACCGCACCGCTGGGGGACGCCGGGTCGGCCGAGCTGCGCGACCTGCTGCACGCGGTGACCGACCCGCACCTGTCCGCGCAGGTGCCGCCCGTGCTGCGGGCGAGCACCGGCTTCCTGGTCACCCGCCTGCACGAGCGGGCGCACCGCGACTTCCTCGAGGCGCTGGCGCCGGTCGGCCTCGAGCCGCGGCACTACGCGGCCCTGGTGGTGCTGGGCGAGACCGGGCCGGTCCCGCAGGCCGACCTGGCCCGCCACCTCGGCCTCAGCGGCGCGCGGGTGGTCCAGGTCGTCGACGGCCTGGAGGAGCGCGGGCTGGTCAGCCGGCGCGCGGCGGCCGGGGACCGGCGTACGCACCTGCTGCACCGGGAGGCCGGCGCCGACGCGGCGACCGACGCGGCGCGGGGAGCCGGGGACCGGGCGATCGGCGACCTGCTGGCCCCCCTGACCGCCGCGGAGCGGGACCGCCTGACGGTGCTGCTGCGGGCGTTCGTCTCCTAG
- a CDS encoding MFS transporter, with translation MVAVATGVFMLLLDITIVNVALPDIQSQLDASISDLQWVIDAYALSLAALLLTAGSLADLYGRRKVFVIGIVLFGLGSAACGVAQDVLFLTLARAFQGIGGAAMFATALALLASTYTGRARGIAFGVFGAVTGVAVAVGPVLGGVLTTGLSWRWIFWVNVPLCVGAVVLTLAKVRESRNPYAGRPDWIGFVTFSTALAALVLGLIEAGERSWSDGLVVGCLVVAAVMMAAFVVSQLLQSQPMFDLALLRKPTFTGGLVAAFGVSASIFSVLAYLVIYLQNVLGYSAVGTGVRLLFLSGASFVAAAIAGRLTEKVPTKWLIAPGFLLTAGGLALMIGVGDDWTHLIPGLLVAGVGIGMINPPLASTAVGVVAVERSGMASGVNSTFRQVGIATGIAALGSIFSREIAADATAGLQAQVPPAALDPLTAALSGGQVQVAADAAASAAPGGRAEAARELVTQVGTTAVVDALDHILLIAAVIALVAGLLCLVLIRQKDFVAQGPTPAAAEEPEARDGVGASA, from the coding sequence CTGGTCGCGGTCGCCACCGGCGTGTTCATGCTGCTGCTCGACATCACGATCGTGAACGTCGCCCTCCCCGACATCCAGAGCCAGCTCGACGCCTCGATCTCCGACCTGCAGTGGGTGATCGACGCCTACGCCCTCAGCCTGGCCGCGCTGCTGCTCACCGCCGGCTCCCTGGCCGACCTGTACGGCCGCCGCAAGGTCTTCGTGATCGGCATCGTGCTCTTCGGGCTGGGCTCCGCGGCCTGCGGCGTGGCCCAGGACGTGCTGTTCCTGACCCTGGCCCGCGCCTTCCAGGGCATCGGCGGGGCGGCGATGTTCGCGACCGCCCTGGCGCTGCTGGCCAGCACCTACACCGGGCGCGCGCGGGGCATCGCCTTCGGCGTCTTCGGTGCCGTCACCGGCGTGGCCGTCGCCGTCGGCCCGGTCCTCGGCGGCGTGCTCACCACCGGCCTGTCGTGGCGCTGGATCTTCTGGGTCAACGTCCCGCTCTGCGTCGGTGCTGTCGTCCTGACGCTGGCCAAGGTCCGCGAGTCCCGCAACCCGTACGCCGGGCGCCCCGACTGGATCGGGTTCGTCACCTTCAGCACGGCGCTGGCCGCGCTCGTCCTCGGCCTGATCGAGGCCGGCGAGCGGTCCTGGTCCGACGGTCTGGTCGTCGGCTGCCTGGTCGTCGCCGCCGTCATGATGGCGGCCTTCGTGGTCAGCCAGCTGCTGCAGTCACAGCCGATGTTCGACTTGGCGCTGCTGCGCAAGCCGACCTTCACCGGCGGCCTGGTCGCGGCCTTCGGGGTGTCGGCGTCGATCTTCTCGGTGCTGGCCTACCTGGTGATCTACCTCCAGAACGTGCTCGGCTACTCCGCGGTCGGGACCGGCGTACGCCTGCTGTTCCTCTCCGGCGCCTCCTTCGTGGCGGCCGCGATCGCGGGCCGGCTGACCGAGAAGGTCCCGACCAAGTGGCTGATCGCCCCGGGGTTCCTGCTCACCGCCGGCGGCCTCGCGCTGATGATCGGCGTCGGCGACGACTGGACGCACCTGATCCCCGGCCTGCTGGTCGCGGGCGTCGGGATCGGGATGATCAACCCGCCGCTGGCCTCGACCGCCGTCGGCGTGGTTGCCGTCGAGCGCTCCGGGATGGCCTCGGGCGTGAACTCGACCTTCCGGCAGGTCGGGATCGCCACCGGGATCGCCGCGCTGGGCTCGATCTTCAGCCGCGAGATCGCCGCCGACGCCACCGCCGGGCTGCAGGCGCAGGTCCCGCCGGCCGCGCTGGACCCGCTGACCGCCGCGCTGTCGGGCGGCCAGGTGCAGGTCGCCGCCGACGCGGCGGCCTCGGCGGCCCCGGGTGGGCGGGCCGAGGCCGCCCGCGAGCTGGTCACCCAGGTCGGCACCACTGCCGTGGTGGACGCCCTCGACCACATCCTGCTGATCGCCGCGGTGATCGCCCTGGTCGCTGGCCTGCTGTGCCTGGTGCTGATCCGGCAGAAGGACTTCGTCGCGCAGGGGCCCACCCCGGCCGCCGCCGAGGAGCCCGAGGCCCGGGACGGCGTCGGCGCCTCCGCCTAG
- a CDS encoding AAA family ATPase, translated as MRFDQPPVLEVTVDRSKRLDPDEWPMTVPAVAQLDREGLRLDPGVTLLVGENGSGKSTLVEAVAMAYGLSPEGGSAFGDRTTRASESPLGGALRLRRGLGSGRWGFFLRAETMHGFYTFLEDNPTANPREPLFHEMSHGESFLEVLRTRFDSSGLYCLDEPEAALSFSSTLALITTLHDVTRSGAQVLCATHSPVLAAMPGATLLEVGEWGYRRTRWEDLELVEHWRRYLDEPQRYLRHLLGDD; from the coding sequence ATGCGGTTCGACCAGCCTCCGGTGCTCGAGGTGACCGTCGACCGCAGCAAGCGGCTCGACCCCGACGAGTGGCCGATGACGGTGCCGGCGGTGGCCCAGCTGGACCGCGAGGGCCTGCGCCTGGACCCCGGGGTCACGCTGCTGGTCGGCGAGAACGGGTCGGGCAAGTCGACGCTGGTCGAGGCGGTCGCGATGGCGTACGGCCTCTCGCCCGAGGGCGGCTCGGCCTTCGGCGACCGGACCACCCGGGCCTCGGAGTCGCCGCTCGGCGGCGCGCTGCGGCTGCGCCGCGGGCTCGGCTCGGGCAGGTGGGGCTTCTTCCTCCGCGCCGAGACGATGCACGGCTTCTACACCTTCCTCGAGGACAACCCCACCGCGAACCCGCGGGAGCCCCTGTTCCACGAGATGAGCCACGGGGAGTCGTTCCTCGAGGTGCTGCGCACCCGGTTCGACTCCTCGGGCCTCTACTGCCTCGACGAGCCGGAGGCCGCGCTGTCCTTCTCCTCGACCCTGGCCCTGATCACCACGCTGCACGACGTCACCCGGTCCGGCGCCCAGGTCCTCTGCGCGACGCACTCGCCGGTGCTGGCCGCGATGCCCGGCGCGACGCTGCTCGAGGTGGGCGAGTGGGGCTACCGGCGCACCCGCTGGGAGGACCTCGAGCTGGTCGAGCACTGGCGGCGCTACCTCGACGAGCCGCAGCGCTACCTGCGCCACCTGCTCGGCGACGACTGA
- a CDS encoding diacylglycerol kinase family protein codes for MLDRPRSLQLSAGLACLLLLGLLALGVLQAWDWLAAVDDAGSRAAAWTADQPWLRQPLHVVELAFGTIGITVLTTALAVSLWVKGHRRAAVYAVLVVGATALATTGLKLLVGRERPPWQDPELLLLSKAFPSGHASSITALGTVALVLVWMLVRRGGIRRLTAVLVALAVLAVYADRVLLGRHYPSDVAGGLLLGLGLALVGLVVQDPLPRSHARRSEPLPVAGPTTRDLAVVLNPSKVEDEQAFRTLVTSMAVAAGWSEPQWFLTTPEDSGTGQAEAAAVAGADLVVVCGGDGTVREVCAELAGTGVPVGIIPAGTGNLLARNLALPLYIRAAVDIALTGQDQAVDLVEVSGDDLEKTHFMVMAGMGFDAAIMEGVNDSIKARVGWLAYVLSGLKTLMYPAVKVRITVDGGEPVETRARTIVVGNVGHLQAGMPLLPDARIDDGLLDVVLLHPRRFLSWIPLAVRVLLRRRRVDDLVNRMTGRSVVIRTDVETPRQLDGDVIAPGHELRMECLHGRVLVRVPR; via the coding sequence GTGCTCGACCGACCCCGCAGCCTGCAGCTCAGCGCCGGCCTGGCCTGCCTGCTGCTGCTCGGCCTGCTCGCCCTCGGCGTGCTGCAGGCCTGGGACTGGCTGGCCGCGGTCGACGACGCCGGCAGCCGCGCCGCGGCGTGGACCGCCGACCAGCCGTGGCTGCGACAGCCGCTGCACGTCGTCGAGCTCGCGTTCGGCACGATCGGGATCACCGTGCTCACGACGGCTCTCGCGGTGTCGCTGTGGGTCAAGGGGCACCGGCGCGCGGCGGTGTACGCCGTGCTGGTCGTCGGCGCGACCGCGCTCGCCACGACCGGCCTGAAGCTGCTCGTCGGCCGGGAGCGACCGCCGTGGCAGGACCCCGAGCTGCTGCTGCTCTCGAAGGCGTTCCCCTCGGGGCACGCCTCGTCGATCACGGCGCTCGGCACGGTGGCGCTGGTGCTGGTCTGGATGCTGGTGCGGCGCGGGGGGATCCGGCGGCTGACGGCCGTGCTCGTCGCGCTGGCCGTGCTCGCGGTCTACGCCGACCGGGTGCTGCTGGGCCGGCACTACCCCAGCGACGTGGCCGGCGGGCTGCTGCTGGGCCTCGGGCTGGCGCTGGTCGGCCTGGTCGTCCAGGACCCGCTGCCGCGCAGCCACGCCCGCCGCAGCGAGCCGCTGCCGGTCGCGGGCCCCACCACCCGCGACCTCGCGGTCGTGCTCAACCCGAGCAAGGTCGAGGACGAGCAGGCCTTCCGGACGCTGGTCACCTCGATGGCGGTGGCCGCCGGCTGGTCGGAGCCGCAGTGGTTCCTGACCACGCCCGAGGACTCGGGCACCGGCCAGGCCGAGGCGGCCGCGGTCGCGGGCGCCGACCTGGTCGTGGTCTGCGGCGGCGACGGGACCGTGCGCGAGGTGTGCGCCGAGCTGGCCGGCACCGGGGTCCCGGTCGGGATCATCCCGGCCGGCACCGGCAACCTGCTGGCCCGCAACCTGGCCCTGCCGCTCTACATCCGCGCCGCCGTCGACATCGCGCTGACCGGCCAGGACCAGGCCGTCGACCTGGTCGAGGTCTCCGGCGACGACCTCGAGAAGACCCACTTCATGGTGATGGCCGGGATGGGCTTCGACGCCGCGATCATGGAGGGCGTCAACGACAGCATCAAGGCGCGGGTCGGCTGGCTGGCCTACGTGCTGTCGGGGCTGAAGACCCTGATGTACCCCGCGGTGAAGGTGCGGATCACCGTCGACGGCGGCGAGCCGGTCGAGACCCGGGCCCGCACGATCGTGGTCGGCAACGTCGGGCACCTGCAGGCCGGGATGCCGCTGCTCCCGGACGCCCGGATCGACGACGGGCTGCTCGACGTCGTGCTGCTGCACCCCCGCCGCTTCCTGTCCTGGATCCCGCTGGCCGTGCGGGTGCTGCTGCGCCGTCGGCGCGTGGACGACCTGGTCAACCGGATGACCGGGCGCAGCGTGGTGATCCGTACCGACGTCGAGACCCCGCGCCAGCTGGACGGCGACGTGATCGCGCCGGGCCACGAGCTGCGGATGGAGTGCCTGCACGGGCGGGTGCTGGTGCGCGTCCCCCGCTGA